The following coding sequences lie in one Oryctolagus cuniculus chromosome 7, mOryCun1.1, whole genome shotgun sequence genomic window:
- the TDRKH gene encoding tudor and KH domain-containing protein isoform X1 has product MLPLQTKVEPATPRHLPQHHVNKDWVAKLGKDINRYSKMSTQRTAWTNLSTVQKVALGLGLPASATIVYILYRRYKESREERLTFVGEDDIEVEMRVPQEAVKLIIGRQGANIKQLRKQTGARIDVDTEDVGDERVLLISGFPVQVCKAKAAIHQLLTENTPVSEQLSVPQRSVGRIIGRGGETIRSICKASGAKITCDKESEGTLLLSRLIKISGTQKEVAAAKHLILEKVSEDEELRKRIAHSAETRVPRKQPISVKREEVTEPGGRGELAVWKNTSSSMGQAAPLEVSPHKGGGDMSLEPKESSWEKPVDGQDQDSPEMAMFQIPSPDFSFYPDEYLDVYVTASEHPNHFWIQILGARNMQLKKLIKEMSQYYDKSPLEDLKANVGDIVAATLPQTTNWFRARVADIMENGNLDLYFVDYGDNGECSLTDIRALRSDFLSLPFQAIECSLAGVAPVGEQWEEEAMDEFDRLSYCCEWKPMVAKISSYVQSGMSTWPEIYLYDTSDGKEIDVGLELIRKGYAVEVPEYMDDNEDDPDMLKDGAAETDASLGSMPTETQKSPGEVAHTLSCLSLSEAASMSEDNLEEDCLL; this is encoded by the exons atgctgccACTGCAGACAAAGGttgaacctgctacaccacggcaccTGCCCCAACACCATGTAAATAAAGACTGGGTGGCAAAGTTGGGTAAG GATATAAATCGGTACAGCAAAATGTCGACCCAACGGACTGCCTGGACAAACCTTTCCACAGTTCAGAAGGTAGCCCTGGGCCTTGGGCTCCCAGCCAGTGCAACGATTGTCTATATTCTATACCGCAGATATAAAGAAAGCCGAG AGGAGCGGCTGACATTTGTTGGGGAAGATGACATCGAGGTAGAGATGCGGGTTCCCCAGGAGGCTGTGAAGCTGATCATTGGCCGGCAAGGAGCCAATATTAAACAG CTGCGGAAACAGACTGGCGCTCGGATTGACGTGGACACGGAAGATGTGGGTGATGAGCGGGTGCTGCTCATCAGCGGCTTTCCTGTTCAAGTGTGCAAGGCCAAGGCCGCCATCCATCAGCTCCTGACGGAGAACACCCCGGTGTCCGAGCAGCTCTCCGTTCCCCAGAGATCTGTGGGCAGAATCATAG GGAGAGGTGGTGAGACAATTCGTTCCATCTGTAAAGCTTCTGGAGCTAAAATTACCTGTGACAAAGAATCTGAGGGGACCTTACTACTATCAAGACTTATAAAAATCTCAGGAACCCAAAAAGAAGTGGCAGCAGCCAAG CATTTGATACTAGAGAAAGTGTCAGAAGATGAAGAACTTCGAAAGAGAATTGCCCATTCTGCAGAAACCAGAGTCCCACGCAAGCAGCCGATCAGTGTGAAAAGGGAGgaagtgacagagccaggaggACGTGGAGAGTTGGCTGTGTGGAAAAACACCAGTTCCAGCATGGGACAGGCTGCACCCCTGGAAGTTTCTCCCCACAAAGGAGGTGGCGACATGAGTCTTGAGCCAAAAGAGAGTTCCTGGGAGAAGCCCGTCGATGGCCAGGACCAGGACAGTCCAGAGATGGCCATGTTTCAAA TTCCTAGTCCCGACTTCAGTTTCTATCCAGATGAGTATCTGGACGTCTATGTCACAGCTTCTGAACACCCTAACCACTTTTGGATCCAAATCCTTGGCGCCCGAAACATGCAGTTGAAAAAGCTCATCAAAGAGATGAGCCAGTATTATGACAAAAGTCCG CTTGAGGACTTGAAAGCAAATGTGGGAGACATCGTAGCAGCAACTTTGCCTCAAACCACTAACTGGTTTCGAGCCAGAGTCGCTGACATTATGGAGAATGGGAACTTGGACCTCTACTTTGTTGACTATGGAGATAATGGAGAATGTTCACTGACGGATATCAGAGCTCTCAG GAGTGATTTCCTGAGCCTGCCATTCCAAGCAATAGAGTGCAGTCTGGCAGGGGTCGCCCCAGTAG GTGAACAATGGGAGGAGGAGGCTATGGATGAGTTTGACAGACTCTCCTACTGCTGTGAGTGGAAGCCCATGGTGGCCAAGATTTCAAGCTATGTCCAGAGTGGGATGTCAACCTGGCCAGAGATTTACCTTTATGACACTAGTGATGGGAAG GAAATTGACGTTGGGCTAGAATTGATTCGCAAAGGATATGCAGTTGAGGTTCCTGAATACATGGATGACAACGAGGATGACCCAGACATGTTGAAGGATGGG GCCGCGGAGACAGACGCCTCTCTCGGGAGCATGCccacagagacccagaagagccctGGAGAGGTGGCACACACTCTCTCCTGCCTCAGCTTATCAG AAGCTGCCTCTATGTCTGAGGATAACCTTGAAGAGGACTGCTTGCTCTGA
- the TDRKH gene encoding tudor and KH domain-containing protein isoform X2, giving the protein MSTQRTAWTNLSTVQKVALGLGLPASATIVYILYRRYKESREERLTFVGEDDIEVEMRVPQEAVKLIIGRQGANIKQLRKQTGARIDVDTEDVGDERVLLISGFPVQVCKAKAAIHQLLTENTPVSEQLSVPQRSVGRIIGRGGETIRSICKASGAKITCDKESEGTLLLSRLIKISGTQKEVAAAKHLILEKVSEDEELRKRIAHSAETRVPRKQPISVKREEVTEPGGRGELAVWKNTSSSMGQAAPLEVSPHKGGGDMSLEPKESSWEKPVDGQDQDSPEMAMFQIPSPDFSFYPDEYLDVYVTASEHPNHFWIQILGARNMQLKKLIKEMSQYYDKSPLEDLKANVGDIVAATLPQTTNWFRARVADIMENGNLDLYFVDYGDNGECSLTDIRALRSDFLSLPFQAIECSLAGVAPVGEQWEEEAMDEFDRLSYCCEWKPMVAKISSYVQSGMSTWPEIYLYDTSDGKEIDVGLELIRKGYAVEVPEYMDDNEDDPDMLKDGAAETDASLGSMPTETQKSPGEVAHTLSCLSLSEAASMSEDNLEEDCLL; this is encoded by the exons ATGTCGACCCAACGGACTGCCTGGACAAACCTTTCCACAGTTCAGAAGGTAGCCCTGGGCCTTGGGCTCCCAGCCAGTGCAACGATTGTCTATATTCTATACCGCAGATATAAAGAAAGCCGAG AGGAGCGGCTGACATTTGTTGGGGAAGATGACATCGAGGTAGAGATGCGGGTTCCCCAGGAGGCTGTGAAGCTGATCATTGGCCGGCAAGGAGCCAATATTAAACAG CTGCGGAAACAGACTGGCGCTCGGATTGACGTGGACACGGAAGATGTGGGTGATGAGCGGGTGCTGCTCATCAGCGGCTTTCCTGTTCAAGTGTGCAAGGCCAAGGCCGCCATCCATCAGCTCCTGACGGAGAACACCCCGGTGTCCGAGCAGCTCTCCGTTCCCCAGAGATCTGTGGGCAGAATCATAG GGAGAGGTGGTGAGACAATTCGTTCCATCTGTAAAGCTTCTGGAGCTAAAATTACCTGTGACAAAGAATCTGAGGGGACCTTACTACTATCAAGACTTATAAAAATCTCAGGAACCCAAAAAGAAGTGGCAGCAGCCAAG CATTTGATACTAGAGAAAGTGTCAGAAGATGAAGAACTTCGAAAGAGAATTGCCCATTCTGCAGAAACCAGAGTCCCACGCAAGCAGCCGATCAGTGTGAAAAGGGAGgaagtgacagagccaggaggACGTGGAGAGTTGGCTGTGTGGAAAAACACCAGTTCCAGCATGGGACAGGCTGCACCCCTGGAAGTTTCTCCCCACAAAGGAGGTGGCGACATGAGTCTTGAGCCAAAAGAGAGTTCCTGGGAGAAGCCCGTCGATGGCCAGGACCAGGACAGTCCAGAGATGGCCATGTTTCAAA TTCCTAGTCCCGACTTCAGTTTCTATCCAGATGAGTATCTGGACGTCTATGTCACAGCTTCTGAACACCCTAACCACTTTTGGATCCAAATCCTTGGCGCCCGAAACATGCAGTTGAAAAAGCTCATCAAAGAGATGAGCCAGTATTATGACAAAAGTCCG CTTGAGGACTTGAAAGCAAATGTGGGAGACATCGTAGCAGCAACTTTGCCTCAAACCACTAACTGGTTTCGAGCCAGAGTCGCTGACATTATGGAGAATGGGAACTTGGACCTCTACTTTGTTGACTATGGAGATAATGGAGAATGTTCACTGACGGATATCAGAGCTCTCAG GAGTGATTTCCTGAGCCTGCCATTCCAAGCAATAGAGTGCAGTCTGGCAGGGGTCGCCCCAGTAG GTGAACAATGGGAGGAGGAGGCTATGGATGAGTTTGACAGACTCTCCTACTGCTGTGAGTGGAAGCCCATGGTGGCCAAGATTTCAAGCTATGTCCAGAGTGGGATGTCAACCTGGCCAGAGATTTACCTTTATGACACTAGTGATGGGAAG GAAATTGACGTTGGGCTAGAATTGATTCGCAAAGGATATGCAGTTGAGGTTCCTGAATACATGGATGACAACGAGGATGACCCAGACATGTTGAAGGATGGG GCCGCGGAGACAGACGCCTCTCTCGGGAGCATGCccacagagacccagaagagccctGGAGAGGTGGCACACACTCTCTCCTGCCTCAGCTTATCAG AAGCTGCCTCTATGTCTGAGGATAACCTTGAAGAGGACTGCTTGCTCTGA
- the OAZ3 gene encoding ornithine decarboxylase antizyme 3 (protein translation is dependent on polyamine-induced +1 ribosomal frameshift; non-AUG (CUG) translation initiation codon): MPCNRCRPSLYSLSYIKRGRTRNYLYPIWSPYAYYLYCYKYRLTLREKMLPWCYKSITYKEEEDLTLRPRCCLQCSESLAGLQGGRRTEQGEDHDQLKELYSAGNLTVLTTDPLLHQDPVQLDFHFRLTPQTSAHWHGLLCDHRLFLDIPYRALDQGNRESLTATLEYVEEKTNVDSVFVNFPNNRNDRGALLRAFSYMGFELVRPDHPALPRWDKVIFMVYPLERDLGHLPGGPP; the protein is encoded by the exons CTGCCTTGTAACAGGTGCCGCCCCTCtctctactccctctcttatATCAAGAGGGGAAGAACACGGAACTACCTCTACCCGATCTGGTCCCCGTACGCCTACTACCTTTACTGTTACAAATACCGGCTCACCCTCCGGGAGAAGATGCTGCCTTGGTGTTATAAAAG CATCACCTATAAGGAAGAGGAGGACTTGACTCTCCGGCCCCGTTGCTGCCTCCAGTGCTCC GAGTCCCTCGCAGGTCTCCAGGGGGGCAGACGCACCGAGCAGGGAGAAGATCACGACCAGCTTAAAGAACTGTACTCA gctgGGAACCTGACGGTGCTGACAACTGACCCCCTGCTCCACCAGGACCCAGTACAATTAGACTTCCACTTCCGCCTCACCCCCCAGACCTCTGCCCACTGGCACGGCCTTCTTTGTGACCATCGACTCTTCCTGGATATCCCATATCGGGCCTTGGATCAAGGCAACAGAGAGAG TCTGACGGCAACCCTGGAGTACGTGGAGGAGAAGACCAATGTGGACTCCGTGTTTGTGAACTTCCCCAACAATCGTAACGACAGAG GAGCCCTGTTGCGGGCCTTCAGCTACATGGGCTTTGAGTTGGTCAGACCAGACCACCCCGCCCTCCCTCGCTGGGACAAGGTCATCTTTATGGTGTATCCCCTGGAGAGGGACCTTGGCCACCTGCCCGGCGGGCCTCCCTAA
- the MRPL9 gene encoding large ribosomal subunit protein bL9m, with protein MAAATVAGPGRALLRAGGERLLGRGVQELLRPPLERAPCGPKRDFSLSHSRGTVIVERWWKVPLAGEGRKPRLHRRHRVYKLVEDTKHRPKEDLELILTQSVEDLGVRGDLISVKKSVGRNRLLPQGLAVYASPENKKLFEGEKLLRQEGKLEKIQTKAGEATVKFLRSCHLEVGMKNNVKWELNSEIVARHFLKNLGVVVAPHAVKLPEEPITRWGEYWCEVTVNGLDTVRVPMSVVNFEKPKTKRYKYWLAQQAAKSLAPTSNQM; from the exons ATGGCGGCGGCCACGGTCGCGGGCCCCGGCAGGGCTCTGCTGCGGGCAGGCGGCGAGCGGCTGCTGGGGAGAGGCGTGCAGGAGCTGCTCCGGCCGCCGCTTGAGAGGGCCCCTTGCGGCCCGAAGCGCGACTTCAGCCTTTCTCACAGTCGG GGCACTGTCATCGTGGAGCGCTGGTGGAAGGTGCCGCTGGCCGGCGAAGGCCGGAAGCCGCGCCTGCACCGGCGGCACCGTGTCTACAAGCTGGTGGAGGACACGAAGCACCGGCCCAAGGAGGACCTGGAGCTCATCCTCACGCAGTCTGTGGAGG ACCTTGGAGTCCGGGGCGATCTGATCTCCGTGAAGAAATCTGTGGGCCGCAACCGACTCCTCCCTCAGGGACTGGCTGTGTATGCCTCTCCTGAAAACAAGAAACTGTTTGAAGGGGAGAAATTG CTAAGACAGGAAGGAAAATTAGAGAAGATCCAGACCAAGGCAGGTGAGGCG ACAGTGAAGTTCCTGAGGAGCTGTCACCTGGAGGTGGGGATGAAGAACAACGTCAAATGGGAGCTGAACTCGGAAATAGTTGCCCGCCACTTCCTGAAGAAC cttggtgTTGTGGTCGCCCCACATGCAGTAAAGTTACCCGAAGAACCTATCACACGGTGGGGCGAGTACTGGTGTGAGGTGACG gtAAATGGGCTTGACACTGTGAGAGTGCCTATGTCTGTGGTGAACTTTGAGAAGCCCAAGACCAAAAGATACAAGTACTGGTTAGCCCAGCAAGCTGCCAAGAGCCTGGCCCCCACCAGCAACCAGATGTGA